The DNA sequence TTTTCCCGGACTTACAGATATGCCGTGCACCAGTATCCGGCTTTCAGGAAAGGACTCGAACACCGCGGCCGTAAAATCACGACTGCCTACGGAACTACCGCCGGATACAAGGATAGTATCCGCCTGTTCTATCCCCTCCGCGCATTTTGCGCGAAGGGCGTCAAATTTGTCCGGCACGATGCCCAGGTAAATAGGTACTCCGCCGTTTTCAAGTATTGCGGCCCAAAGCGTATAGGCGTTGATATCTCTGATTTTACCAGGTGGCGGCATCTCTTCAATCGGGACTATCTCGTCCCCGGTGGAGATAATAACCACCCGTGGTTTTTGATAGACGATGATCTTTTGCCGGCCAATTGCGGCCAACGCTCCAATATCCTGGGGGCGTAACCTGTGCCCCTGGGGTAGGATTTCTTCGCCTTTTTTCAAGTCTTCTCCCTGCAAAACAACATGTTCGCCGGGGGCAACCGTTTTCATGACCTCAATAGTCGTCTCGTCCGCTTGTTGTGTATATTCCTGCATGACTACGGCATCAGCCTCTGGGGGGAGCATCCCGCCGGTCAGGATCCTATATGCCTGCCCGCCCGAAAGCGCCCGGGAAGGAGATGCGCCCATCTCTACGCTGCCGGCTACGGTCAGCAAGGCGGGCATACTTTCAGAGGAACCGAAGGTATCTCTGGCCCGAACC is a window from the Thermodesulfobacteriota bacterium genome containing:
- a CDS encoding molybdopterin molybdotransferase MoeA yields the protein MKEFFKVKTSDEVFAIINEFPVGPTEEISLTEGTGRILAEPIISPEDMPPFSRSTMDGYAVRARDTFGSSESMPALLTVAGSVEMGASPSRALSGGQAYRILTGGMLPPEADAVVMQEYTQQADETTIEVMKTVAPGEHVVLQGEDLKKGEEILPQGHRLRPQDIGALAAIGRQKIIVYQKPRVVIISTGDEIVPIEEMPPPGKIRDINAYTLWAAILENGGVPIYLGIVPDKFDALRAKCAEGIEQADTILVSGGSSVGSRDFTAAVFESFPESRILVHGISVSPGKPTIIARAGKKALWGLPGHPASSMIIFWLFVRPLLQRTGGLDPQIITHPQLIKARLSRNVPSAQGREDYVRVRIFRDETGYTAAPVFGKSGLISTMTKAHGLIRVDMNTEGLDKGSIVDVYLF